The following coding sequences are from one Microbulbifer sp. TB1203 window:
- a CDS encoding chaperone modulator CbpM, translated as MKTQLAEEISGALLDERYELTLSELCRACELPAEEVLALVEEGVIEPLGQGRTQWRFSGICVRRVRRVRSLKRDLGVNLPGAALAIELLEEIEHLQAQLRRFEEQL; from the coding sequence ATGAAAACCCAACTTGCGGAGGAGATCAGCGGCGCGCTGCTCGACGAGCGCTACGAACTCACCCTCAGCGAACTCTGCCGCGCCTGCGAACTGCCGGCGGAGGAGGTTCTCGCGCTGGTGGAGGAGGGAGTTATCGAACCCCTGGGCCAGGGGCGGACCCAGTGGCGTTTCAGCGGTATCTGCGTGCGGCGGGTGCGACGGGTGCGGAGCCTGAAGCGGGACCTGGGTGTGAACCTGCCCGGCGCGGCGCTGGCGATAGAACTGCTGGAGGAAATTGAGCACCTTCAGGCACAGCTGCGCCGTTTCGAAGAGCAACTGTAG
- a CDS encoding DnaJ C-terminal domain-containing protein — protein sequence MEYKDYYKILGLERDASQDEIKRAYRKLARKYHPDVSAEASAEDRFKEVSEAYEVLKDPEKRAAYDQLGSGWQSGQEFRPPPDWDQGFEFHGGGFTEADPEMFSDFFESLFGRGGFSPGFGGGFRREYRARGENTYARIAIDLEDSYRGATRQITLKHSELGPDGRPQLRERTLNVKIPKGVTEGQQIRLAGQGEPGFGGGGTGDLYLEIHFNPHPFYSVEGKTVYLDLPVTPWEAALGAKVRVPTPEGAVNLTVPANSATGGKLRLRGRGIPAAEPGDFYVVLKVVPPPADTEAEKEAYRRFGDAFDFNPRSGMGG from the coding sequence ATGGAATACAAGGACTACTACAAAATCCTCGGCCTCGAACGCGACGCCAGCCAGGATGAGATCAAGCGTGCCTACCGCAAGCTGGCGCGCAAATATCATCCGGACGTGAGTGCGGAGGCGAGTGCCGAGGACCGCTTCAAGGAGGTCAGCGAGGCCTACGAGGTGCTCAAGGACCCGGAGAAGCGCGCCGCCTACGACCAGTTGGGCAGCGGCTGGCAGTCGGGGCAGGAGTTCCGCCCGCCGCCGGACTGGGACCAGGGCTTCGAGTTTCACGGTGGCGGCTTTACCGAGGCGGATCCGGAGATGTTCAGCGACTTCTTCGAGAGCCTGTTTGGCCGCGGCGGATTTTCCCCGGGATTCGGCGGCGGCTTTCGGCGCGAGTACCGCGCCCGGGGCGAGAACACCTACGCCAGGATCGCCATCGACCTGGAGGACAGCTACCGCGGCGCCACCCGCCAGATCACTTTGAAGCACTCCGAACTGGGCCCGGACGGCCGCCCGCAGCTGCGCGAGCGCACCCTCAACGTGAAGATTCCCAAGGGTGTCACGGAGGGCCAGCAGATACGCCTGGCGGGTCAGGGAGAACCGGGATTCGGCGGTGGCGGCACCGGGGACCTGTACCTGGAGATCCACTTCAATCCTCACCCGTTCTATTCGGTGGAGGGCAAGACGGTGTACCTGGACCTGCCGGTAACTCCCTGGGAGGCGGCGCTGGGAGCGAAGGTGCGGGTGCCCACGCCGGAGGGCGCGGTCAATCTCACCGTGCCCGCCAACAGTGCCACCGGCGGCAAGCTGCGGCTCAGGGGCCGCGGCATACCGGCCGCGGAGCCCGGAGACTTCTATGTAGTGTTGAAGGTGGTCCCGCCGCCGGCTGACACCGAGGCGGAGAAGGAGGCCTACCGCCGCTTCGGCGACGCCTTCGACTTCAATCCGCGAAGCGGCATGGGAGGCTGA
- a CDS encoding OB-fold-containig protein produces MSRSQERRAAIPSPLPFIWRVFLYKENFIIGEAASGPPAEVRFSDQFGTTHYVMVEHRARAPGADHQGPDARGCARGILPAGQAG; encoded by the coding sequence GTGTCGCGGAGCCAAGAAAGGCGCGCGGCTATTCCTTCTCCTCTCCCCTTTATTTGGCGTGTATTTCTTTATAAGGAGAATTTCATCATCGGCGAAGCCGCCTCCGGCCCACCGGCAGAAGTGCGCTTCAGCGACCAGTTTGGCACCACCCATTATGTGATGGTGGAGCATCGCGCAAGGGCACCAGGCGCTGATCACCAAGGACCGGATGCGCGTGGATGTGCTCGCGGAATTCTACCTGCGGGTCAAGCCGGATAA
- a CDS encoding nicotinate phosphoribosyltransferase, whose product MMTEHNLILNVDSYKASHYLQYPPGSEYVSSYMECRGGEFPEAVFFGLQAFIKQYLQQPVSAADIDEAEAMLHAHGLPCHRAGWEHIVEEHGGLLPLEISAVPEGTAVPLHNVMLQVVNTCPACFWLTTYIETALVRAIWYPVTVATQSREIKKIIAHYLEETADSLDGLPFKLHDFGARGASSLETAMLGGMAHLVNFHGTDTVSGLVATRKYYGADMAGYSIPAAEHSTMTAWGKEREADAYANMLDQFAGPDKLVAVVSDSYDIWNAIENIWGGVLRQRVIDNGGTLVIRPDSGEPVRIVTESLERLMRIFGCQTNSKGYRMLPDFIRIIQGDGISRRSIPKILQAMKERKQSADNVTFGMGGELLQKLHRDILSFAMKASAIRIDGQWHDVYKNPVTGPEKKSKRGRLALIENPDGEMETIRLEQQGERENLLRPVFRDGRLLTETSFDQVRARAELR is encoded by the coding sequence ATGATGACCGAGCACAACCTGATCCTCAACGTCGACAGCTACAAGGCCAGCCACTACCTGCAGTACCCGCCGGGTTCCGAGTATGTGAGCAGTTACATGGAGTGCCGCGGCGGCGAATTTCCCGAGGCGGTGTTTTTCGGGCTGCAGGCATTTATCAAGCAGTACCTGCAGCAGCCGGTTTCCGCCGCGGATATCGACGAGGCGGAGGCGATGCTGCACGCCCACGGCCTGCCCTGCCACCGCGCCGGCTGGGAGCATATCGTCGAGGAGCACGGCGGCCTGCTCCCGTTGGAGATATCCGCGGTACCCGAGGGCACGGCGGTGCCGCTGCACAATGTGATGCTGCAGGTGGTGAACACCTGCCCCGCCTGTTTCTGGCTCACTACCTATATCGAGACCGCCCTGGTGCGCGCCATCTGGTATCCGGTGACCGTGGCCACCCAGAGCCGTGAGATCAAAAAGATCATTGCCCATTACCTGGAGGAGACCGCGGATTCCCTGGACGGCCTGCCGTTCAAGCTGCACGACTTCGGCGCCCGCGGCGCCAGCAGCCTGGAGACGGCCATGCTCGGCGGCATGGCGCACCTGGTGAATTTCCACGGCACGGACACGGTGTCCGGGCTGGTGGCGACACGAAAATATTACGGCGCGGATATGGCCGGCTACTCGATCCCCGCCGCCGAGCACAGCACCATGACCGCCTGGGGGAAGGAAAGGGAGGCGGACGCCTATGCCAATATGCTCGACCAGTTCGCCGGGCCGGACAAACTGGTGGCGGTGGTCAGCGACAGCTACGACATCTGGAATGCGATCGAGAATATCTGGGGCGGCGTGCTCAGGCAGCGGGTGATCGACAACGGCGGCACCTTGGTCATCAGGCCGGACTCCGGCGAGCCGGTGAGAATAGTCACCGAAAGCCTGGAGCGGCTGATGCGTATTTTCGGCTGTCAGACGAATAGCAAGGGCTACCGGATGCTGCCGGACTTTATCCGCATCATCCAGGGCGACGGCATCTCTCGGCGTTCCATTCCCAAAATTCTGCAGGCGATGAAGGAGCGCAAACAGAGTGCCGACAACGTCACCTTCGGTATGGGCGGCGAACTGCTGCAGAAGCTGCACCGGGACATCCTGAGCTTCGCGATGAAGGCCAGCGCCATCCGCATCGATGGCCAGTGGCACGATGTGTACAAGAATCCGGTGACCGGGCCGGAGAAGAAATCCAAGCGCGGGCGGTTGGCGCTGATCGAGAACCCGGACGGGGAAATGGAGACGATCCGACTGGAACAGCAGGGAGAACGGGAGAACCTGCTGCGGCCGGTGTTCCGGGACGGACGGCTACTGACGGAGACATCCTTCGACCAGGTGCGCGCGCGGGCTGAGCTGCGCTAA
- a CDS encoding acyltransferase family protein, whose product MTATIESNRLDYLDAVRAFALLLGIVFHASLSFLPIFIGWAVMDVSTSYLLSNVVMVSHSFRMELFFLIAGFFSHMTFHRQGAGSFLQSRLIRIAIPFVVGWFILRPLLVASWAMGSESMRGEVNILSGLKIGFQSLAELPKGLFTGSHLWFLYYLLLVTGITLGLRSLIGLRPQLREFLTRKVDSAITRLSDSRFALIVLAALTAISLWHMKLWGMDTPDQSLAPHLPVLLVYGSFFLLGWLLQRQQSLIGQFARLSIATVALCIAGIATSVYLAKFQLESGHPQITLIRVLFVAGYAIMMWTLVAVGIGLFKRFFDKPSKLVRYIADSSYWVYLIHLPIVVWLQIAFAEVALHWSLKLVAISAITIGLSLILYDLVVRSTAIGMVLNGRRRDRVLFAFPGLLSAKLDEGGERG is encoded by the coding sequence ATGACTGCCACAATCGAAAGCAATCGACTCGACTACCTAGACGCCGTGCGGGCCTTCGCCCTGCTGCTCGGAATCGTCTTCCATGCCAGCTTGTCGTTTCTGCCGATCTTCATCGGCTGGGCAGTCATGGACGTGTCGACCAGCTACCTCTTGTCAAATGTCGTAATGGTAAGCCATTCCTTTCGCATGGAGCTGTTTTTCCTGATCGCAGGTTTCTTTAGCCACATGACCTTCCACCGCCAAGGGGCCGGTTCTTTTCTTCAATCGAGACTGATTCGAATCGCTATCCCATTCGTGGTTGGCTGGTTCATCCTGAGACCCTTGCTCGTCGCTTCCTGGGCCATGGGAAGCGAAAGCATGCGAGGAGAGGTCAACATCCTTTCCGGTTTGAAAATTGGCTTTCAATCGCTTGCCGAGCTTCCCAAGGGGCTTTTTACCGGCAGCCATCTCTGGTTCCTCTATTACTTGCTATTGGTGACCGGCATCACGCTTGGACTGCGTTCTCTAATTGGCCTACGGCCCCAACTGCGTGAATTCTTGACCCGAAAAGTCGATTCGGCAATCACCCGGCTGTCGGATTCTCGATTCGCCCTCATCGTCCTGGCCGCTCTCACCGCAATCAGCCTTTGGCATATGAAACTGTGGGGCATGGACACGCCCGATCAGTCGCTGGCGCCCCACCTACCTGTCCTGTTGGTGTATGGAAGCTTCTTCCTCCTCGGCTGGCTTCTGCAGCGGCAGCAGTCGCTCATCGGCCAATTCGCTCGCCTGTCGATTGCAACCGTCGCGCTCTGCATCGCCGGAATTGCCACGTCCGTTTACCTTGCTAAGTTTCAGTTAGAGTCCGGCCATCCCCAGATCACGCTGATCCGCGTCTTGTTCGTAGCCGGCTATGCGATCATGATGTGGACCTTGGTCGCCGTTGGCATCGGACTCTTCAAACGATTCTTCGACAAGCCCAGCAAGCTGGTCCGCTACATCGCGGACTCCTCTTACTGGGTCTACCTAATTCACCTGCCGATCGTAGTCTGGTTGCAGATTGCCTTCGCCGAAGTGGCCTTGCATTGGTCGCTTAAACTGGTCGCCATTTCGGCCATCACTATCGGCCTTTCGCTGATACTCTACGATCTGGTGGTTCGCTCCACTGCCATTGGAATGGTCCTCAACGGTCGAAGGAGAGATCGAGTCCTTTTCGCTTTCCCGGGATTGTTGTCGGCCAAGCTTGACGAAGGTGGCGAACGCGGGTGA
- a CDS encoding CIA30 family protein has product MTTFNSLNRLVSRTLATIAVIAIINPAVGDEALQTVDDFSDSQRNSLGIERQFIDDTTAGGNTAVHYSIEDGILVARGEIAPPRGQPGWASAVLLLDPQGLPINVSKFQGVRLLVRVNKGNLSISAISPEVTNFDYHAAPIALQADGQFHEVKIPFASMKRAWSEQTPLNTETISSLSMVAFDVRRNAFDFEVDEVSFY; this is encoded by the coding sequence ATGACTACATTCAACTCGCTCAATCGCCTTGTCTCCAGGACGCTGGCGACGATCGCCGTGATCGCAATCATCAACCCGGCTGTTGGCGATGAGGCACTGCAAACGGTCGACGACTTCAGCGATTCCCAGCGCAACAGCCTCGGAATCGAGCGTCAATTTATCGACGACACGACGGCGGGGGGAAATACCGCCGTTCACTATAGCATCGAAGACGGCATCCTCGTCGCCAGGGGCGAAATTGCGCCGCCACGCGGACAACCGGGTTGGGCTAGCGCGGTATTGCTACTCGATCCCCAGGGGCTGCCGATAAACGTCAGCAAATTCCAAGGCGTTCGTCTCCTGGTACGCGTCAACAAGGGCAATCTGTCCATTTCGGCCATTAGTCCGGAGGTTACGAATTTCGACTACCATGCCGCGCCGATTGCACTCCAGGCCGATGGTCAGTTCCACGAAGTCAAGATCCCCTTTGCGAGCATGAAGCGAGCCTGGTCGGAGCAAACGCCCTTGAATACGGAAACGATTTCCAGTCTCAGCATGGTCGCTTTCGACGTGCGAAGAAACGCCTTCGATTTCGAAGTGGACGAGGTGAGCTTCTACTAG